The Phocoena phocoena chromosome 4, mPhoPho1.1, whole genome shotgun sequence genome contains a region encoding:
- the LOC136122480 gene encoding transcription elongation factor A protein 1-like has translation MSGKYWVIILHNTCGRATGALDLLRELKTIPMTLELLQSTRIGMSVNAICKQSTDEEVTSLAKSLIKSWKKLLDGPSTDKDSEEKKKDTAVTSQNSPEAREECSSSSNVSGRKDETNTRDTYVSSFPRAPSASDSVRLKCWEMLAAALRTGDDYIAIGADEEELGSQIEEAIYQEIRNTNMKYKNRIRSRISNLKDAKNPNLRKNVLCGNIPPDLFARMTAEEMASDELKEMRKNLTKESIREHQMAKTGGPQMDLFTCGKCKKYCTYTQVQMQSVDEPMTFVVCNECGNRWKF, from the exons ATGTCTGGAAAATATTGGGTCATTATATTGCATAACACATGTGGTAGA GCGACTGGAGCACTGGATTTACTGAGGGAGCTTAAGACTATTCCCATGACCTTGGAATTATTACAGTCCACAAGAATCGGAATGTCAGTGAATGCTATTTGCAAGCAGAGCACAGATGAAGAAGTTACATCTTTAGCAAAGTCCCTCATCAAATCCTGGAAAAAGTTATTAGATGGACCATCAACAGATAAAgactctgaagaaaagaaaaaagatactgcAGTTACATCACAGAATAGCCCTGAAGCAAGAGAGGAATGTAGCTCCAGTAGCAACGTAAGTGGCAGAAAGGATGAGACAAATACCCGAGACACTTACGTTTCATCTTTTCCTCGGGCACCAAGCGCTTCTGATTCTGTGCGGTTAAAGTGTTGGGAGATGCTCGCTGCGGCTCTCCGAACGGGAGATGACTACATCGCTATTGGAGCTGATGAGGAAGAATTAGGATCTCAAATCGAGGAAGCTATCTATCAAGAAATAAGGAATACAAAcatgaaatacaaaaatagaatACGAAGTAGGATATCAAATCTTAAGGATGCTAAGAAtccaaatttaaggaaaaatgtgctGTGTGGGAATATTCCTCCTGACTTATTTGCTAGAATGACGGCAGAGGAGATGGCCAGCGATGAGCTCAAAGAGATGCGGAAAAACTTGACCAAAGAATCCATCAGAGAGCATCAGATGGCCAAGACAGGTGGACCCCAGATGGACTTGTTCACATGTGGCAAATGCAAGAAGTACTGCACTTACACACAGGTCCAAATGCAGAGTGTTGATGAACCAATGACGTTTGTTGTCTGCAACGAGTGTGGAAACCGGTGGAAGTTCTGA